One region of Parerythrobacter jejuensis genomic DNA includes:
- a CDS encoding oxidoreductase, producing MPTPQEPIDSPFGHRSTAAEVAAGIDLAGKNILVTGGYSGLGTETVRALAGAGAHVLVGARRPDAAHKVLDEMAGQISILPLDLSDPASIDTFCEKVAAKWGRIDILIANAAIMASPLMRDARGYEMQFATNHLGHFQMTARLWPLLKAADGARVVILSSVGHRLGGLDLDDPNWEAREYAKWPAYGATKSANALFALQLDALGESHGVRAFAVHPGGIVTPLQRHLTHEEQVAMGWFDDDGNVHESFKSVEEGAATSVWCAVSPLLDGKGGVYCEDCNIGAMADENTPRGAGVAPHIRDTQLAQDLWTKSEQLTGVSFPG from the coding sequence ATGCCGACACCCCAAGAGCCCATCGATTCCCCTTTCGGGCACCGCTCTACCGCAGCGGAAGTCGCCGCCGGAATCGATCTGGCGGGCAAGAACATCCTGGTGACGGGGGGTTATTCAGGCCTTGGGACAGAGACAGTCCGCGCCCTTGCCGGGGCTGGCGCGCATGTTCTCGTCGGCGCGCGGAGGCCCGACGCGGCGCATAAAGTGCTGGACGAAATGGCGGGGCAGATTTCGATCCTCCCGCTCGACTTGTCCGACCCTGCCTCGATCGACACTTTCTGCGAGAAGGTCGCGGCAAAGTGGGGCCGGATCGATATCCTGATCGCCAATGCTGCCATCATGGCCAGCCCGCTGATGCGTGATGCGCGCGGCTATGAAATGCAGTTTGCGACCAACCACCTCGGCCATTTCCAGATGACGGCGCGGCTGTGGCCGCTGCTCAAGGCAGCCGATGGCGCACGCGTGGTCATCCTTTCCTCGGTCGGCCATCGTCTGGGCGGGCTCGATCTCGACGATCCGAACTGGGAGGCGCGGGAGTATGCCAAATGGCCGGCCTATGGCGCCACGAAGTCGGCCAACGCGCTGTTTGCCTTGCAACTCGATGCCTTGGGAGAATCGCATGGCGTGCGCGCTTTCGCTGTACATCCGGGCGGGATCGTCACCCCGCTTCAGCGCCACCTTACCCATGAAGAACAGGTTGCGATGGGGTGGTTCGATGATGACGGCAATGTCCATGAATCGTTCAAATCGGTCGAGGAAGGCGCCGCCACCAGTGTATGGTGCGCGGTCTCGCCGTTGCTGGACGGCAAAGGCGGCGTTTATTGCGAGGACTGCAATATCGGCGCGATGGCCGACGAGAATACCCCGCGTGGTGCGGGCGTGGCTCCACATATTCGCGACACCCAGCTCGCGCAGGACCTCTGGACCAAATCCGAGCAGCTGACCGGCGTCAGCTTTCCCGGCTAG
- a CDS encoding endonuclease III domain-containing protein: MLEKTEVETVFERLRDAMPGRTHNAKGPKGQPDAYRSCISCMLSAQSLDRNTARATRALFALATTPEEMLALDDAAIAEAIKPCGLYNMKTRNIRNFNEALLGEHGGVVPSTRAGLLALPGIGRKCADIVLSFTFGADVIAVDTHVHRVCNRIGLTDAKAADKTAQQLEERAPDWAHRDGHFWLIQFGKRVCTARAPKCDDCPVSDLCEWLAASRES, encoded by the coding sequence ATGCTGGAGAAAACTGAAGTTGAAACCGTGTTCGAGCGTCTCCGCGATGCGATGCCCGGACGCACGCACAATGCAAAAGGTCCCAAGGGGCAACCCGATGCCTATCGCAGCTGCATTTCGTGCATGCTTTCGGCGCAATCGCTTGATCGAAACACTGCCAGGGCGACCCGCGCCCTGTTCGCCCTCGCGACTACTCCTGAAGAAATGCTCGCGCTCGATGACGCGGCGATTGCCGAAGCGATCAAGCCGTGCGGGCTCTACAATATGAAGACGCGCAATATCCGGAATTTCAATGAGGCGTTGCTGGGTGAACATGGCGGAGTGGTGCCTAGCACGCGCGCGGGGCTGCTTGCGCTTCCCGGTATCGGGCGAAAATGTGCCGACATCGTTTTGAGCTTTACCTTCGGAGCGGATGTGATCGCAGTCGACACGCACGTCCACCGCGTTTGCAACAGGATCGGCCTGACTGACGCGAAGGCCGCCGATAAGACGGCGCAACAACTGGAAGAGCGTGCACCGGATTGGGCCCATCGCGATGGACACTTCTGGCTGATCCAGTTTGGCAAGCGGGTGTGTACGGCACGGGCGCCCAAATGCGATGACTGCCCTGTCAGCGATCTGTGCGAATGGCTCGCCGCTAGCCGGGAAAGCTGA
- the guaA gene encoding glutamine-hydrolyzing GMP synthase: MDQEHLPDSILIVDFGSQVTQLIARRVREAGVYSEIAPFSMAEEAFHRLKPKGIILSGSPAGVPDEGSPRAPQMLFEAGVPILGICYGQQVMTHQLGGEVRPGHETGDGGEFGRAYLTVTEECALFDGLWKVGERHQVWMSHGDKVTNFADGFEIVATSDGAPFAVIADESRKFYGTQFHPEVVHTPDGAKLLANFVRHVCGLKGDWTMAEFRKTKIEEIRAQVGDGKVICGLSGGVDSAVAAVLIHEAIGEQLTCVFVDHGLMRMNEAEQVVTLFRDHYNIPLVHVDAEEQFLGGLAGVTDPEKKRKFIGGAFIDLFEAEAKAVGGADFLAQGTLYPDVIESVSFTGGPSVTIKSHHNVGGLPERMNMQLVEPLRELFKDEVRDLGRELGLPDIFVGRHPFPGPGLAIRIPGEVTKERCDILRKADAIYLEEIRNAGLYDAIWQAFAVLLPVKTVGVMGDARTYDSVCGLRAVTSTDGMTADVYPFDAAFLTQCATRIVNEVQGINRVVYDYTSKPPGTIEWE; encoded by the coding sequence ATGGACCAAGAACACCTCCCCGATTCCATCCTCATTGTCGATTTTGGCAGCCAGGTGACCCAGCTGATTGCGCGCCGCGTGCGCGAGGCTGGCGTCTATTCCGAAATCGCGCCTTTCAGCATGGCGGAAGAAGCGTTCCACCGGCTCAAGCCCAAAGGCATTATCCTGTCCGGTTCGCCCGCCGGGGTGCCAGACGAAGGCAGCCCGCGGGCGCCGCAGATGCTGTTCGAAGCCGGCGTGCCGATCCTGGGCATTTGTTATGGCCAGCAGGTGATGACCCATCAGCTCGGCGGTGAAGTGCGGCCCGGTCACGAGACCGGAGATGGCGGCGAATTCGGCCGCGCCTATCTGACGGTGACCGAAGAATGCGCGCTGTTCGATGGCCTGTGGAAGGTGGGCGAGCGGCACCAGGTGTGGATGAGCCATGGCGACAAGGTCACCAACTTTGCCGACGGCTTCGAAATTGTCGCCACCAGCGATGGCGCGCCCTTCGCCGTGATCGCGGATGAAAGCCGCAAGTTCTACGGCACCCAGTTCCACCCCGAAGTCGTCCACACGCCGGACGGGGCCAAATTGCTGGCCAATTTCGTGCGCCATGTCTGCGGCCTGAAAGGCGACTGGACAATGGCCGAATTTCGCAAGACCAAGATCGAGGAGATCCGCGCCCAGGTGGGCGATGGAAAGGTCATTTGCGGGCTATCGGGCGGAGTCGACAGCGCAGTCGCGGCGGTGTTGATCCACGAGGCGATTGGCGAGCAGCTCACCTGCGTCTTTGTCGACCACGGGTTGATGCGCATGAACGAGGCGGAGCAGGTCGTGACCCTGTTCCGCGACCACTACAATATCCCTCTGGTCCATGTGGATGCCGAGGAACAGTTTCTTGGCGGGCTCGCCGGTGTCACCGATCCGGAGAAGAAGCGCAAATTCATCGGCGGGGCCTTCATCGACCTGTTCGAAGCCGAGGCCAAGGCGGTAGGCGGGGCCGATTTCCTCGCTCAGGGCACGCTTTATCCCGATGTGATTGAGTCGGTTTCGTTTACCGGCGGACCAAGCGTAACGATCAAGAGCCATCACAATGTTGGCGGCCTTCCCGAGCGTATGAACATGCAACTGGTCGAGCCGCTGCGCGAATTGTTCAAGGACGAAGTGCGCGATCTGGGTCGGGAGCTGGGCCTGCCCGATATTTTCGTCGGCCGCCATCCCTTCCCCGGCCCCGGCCTTGCCATCCGCATTCCCGGCGAAGTCACGAAAGAACGCTGCGACATCCTGCGCAAGGCGGATGCGATCTATCTCGAGGAAATCCGCAACGCCGGATTGTATGATGCGATCTGGCAGGCGTTCGCTGTCTTGCTGCCGGTCAAGACCGTCGGCGTGATGGGCGATGCCCGCACCTATGATAGCGTCTGCGGCCTGCGCGCCGTAACCAGCACCGACGGGATGACGGCAGATGTCTATCCCTTCGATGCCGCCTTCCTGACGCAGTGCGCCACGCGGATCGTCAACGAAGTGCAGGGCATCAATCGCGTGGTATATGACTATACCAGCAAGCCGCCGGGAACGATTGAGTGGGAGTAA
- a CDS encoding endonuclease III domain-containing protein gives MQLPLGTDPRTEILRRMQPALIARFGRIIRPSDKRRAPEWVLVHGVIGAQTKTAASNASTDGLLAEHGSWEAVAVVSVDELEARLQRQTFPSVAAQRLKDCLSAIMAERGSVDLRHLSKLDLAVAMEWLERLPGVARKNSAGVMNASAFDRKAMVIDGHHRRIMQRMGIVPAKADTAKTYDVLMPLVPEEWSAADLDEHHLLLKKLGQTHCRPRGPQCEGCPVRADCRTGTGASPAR, from the coding sequence ATGCAACTCCCGCTCGGCACTGATCCCCGGACCGAAATCCTGCGCCGTATGCAGCCCGCCTTGATCGCGCGGTTCGGGCGCATAATTCGACCGTCGGACAAGCGCCGCGCGCCGGAATGGGTCCTCGTTCATGGCGTAATCGGGGCTCAGACCAAGACGGCAGCGTCCAATGCATCGACCGATGGATTGCTGGCGGAACATGGCTCGTGGGAAGCCGTGGCGGTGGTGTCGGTCGACGAATTGGAAGCGCGGTTGCAGCGGCAGACGTTCCCAAGCGTTGCGGCGCAGCGGCTGAAAGACTGCCTCAGCGCCATCATGGCCGAGCGCGGATCGGTCGATCTGCGCCACCTTTCCAAGCTCGATCTGGCTGTTGCGATGGAATGGCTGGAGCGGTTGCCCGGCGTCGCGCGCAAGAATTCCGCCGGGGTGATGAATGCCTCTGCATTCGATCGCAAGGCGATGGTAATCGACGGGCACCATCGCCGGATCATGCAACGCATGGGGATCGTGCCGGCCAAGGCGGATACCGCGAAAACCTATGATGTGCTGATGCCGCTGGTGCCCGAGGAATGGTCTGCCGCCGATCTGGACGAGCATCATCTGCTGCTCAAGAAACTTGGCCAGACCCATTGCCGACCGCGCGGCCCGCAATGCGAGGGTTGCCCGGTGCGCGCAGATTGCCGCACCGGAACCGGAGCGTCGCCCGCTCGCTGA
- a CDS encoding UrcA family protein, which translates to MLRTITLLTAATMAFAAPANATIVTERVSVSYADLNLDRAEDRATLRARVDAAVRSACKRDGTRYTRSTLDRDCLAKARQAAFTKLASVQPAATVAAGN; encoded by the coding sequence ATGTTGCGTACTATCACTCTTCTGACCGCCGCCACCATGGCGTTTGCTGCACCTGCAAACGCCACCATCGTGACCGAGCGGGTCAGCGTTTCCTACGCCGATCTCAACCTCGATCGTGCTGAAGACCGCGCCACATTGCGCGCGCGCGTCGATGCGGCAGTGCGTTCCGCCTGCAAGCGCGATGGCACGCGTTACACCCGCAGCACCCTGGATCGCGATTGCCTGGCCAAGGCACGCCAGGCTGCCTTCACCAAGCTGGCATCGGTCCAGCCAGCGGCGACGGTTGCTGCCGGCAATTAA
- a CDS encoding class I adenylate-forming enzyme family protein, with the protein MSAHPVVESLAEPFGSFPQILADWAGIQPDKIALRDNHAELSWADMDSRIERIAARLAETGLERGQSVAILGTSTVNYALAYLAAVRAGGVAAPLTTSASPDQLEGMARDSGARHLFIDGAKLAELGEGFMRGLEHIVLDEELDSWMAPTGATAPAFDPLPGDHFNIIYSSGTTGIPKGIVHSHQMRWVQFAPTASSYLANGLDSQSLTSTPLYSNTTMVAFLSTLLAGGTVNIMGKFNTVEWLATAQRFGVTHTMLVPVQYQRLMDEPRFDEFDLSKLQLKYCTSAPFSAELKAQVLQRMPGGLIEIYSMTEGGVVCLLPAHEFPDKLHTVGRPAPGSELKVMGEDGNLVPPGEAGELVGRGPAMMQGYKNRPDKTAEAQWIDPETGEWWMRMGDIGRVDEDGFVELVGRAKDMIISGGFNIYPSDLEAELEKDDRVAEAAVIGVPSKQWGETPFGFVRLADGASEGDVADIMGAMNARVGKTQRLSALHAIDEMPRSHIGKLLKTELRERAERVTS; encoded by the coding sequence ATGAGTGCGCATCCCGTTGTAGAATCGCTGGCCGAACCTTTCGGCTCCTTCCCGCAAATTCTGGCCGACTGGGCTGGAATCCAGCCAGACAAAATTGCGCTGCGCGATAACCATGCCGAGCTGAGCTGGGCCGACATGGACAGCCGGATCGAGCGGATTGCCGCGCGCCTGGCCGAGACCGGGCTAGAACGCGGGCAATCGGTCGCGATCCTTGGCACTTCGACAGTCAATTACGCGCTGGCCTACCTCGCCGCAGTGCGGGCGGGCGGGGTGGCTGCCCCGCTGACCACCAGCGCCAGCCCCGACCAGCTCGAAGGGATGGCAAGGGATTCAGGTGCCCGCCACCTGTTTATCGACGGGGCAAAACTGGCCGAGCTGGGCGAGGGCTTTATGCGCGGTCTGGAACATATTGTGCTTGATGAAGAGCTGGATAGCTGGATGGCGCCGACAGGCGCCACCGCACCGGCATTCGATCCGCTGCCAGGCGATCATTTCAACATCATCTATTCAAGCGGGACGACCGGCATTCCCAAAGGCATCGTCCACTCGCACCAGATGCGCTGGGTCCAGTTTGCGCCGACCGCGTCATCCTATCTGGCGAATGGTCTCGACTCGCAATCGCTGACCTCTACGCCGCTCTATTCCAACACTACGATGGTGGCGTTCCTGTCTACGCTGCTCGCGGGCGGAACGGTCAACATTATGGGCAAGTTCAATACCGTCGAATGGCTCGCCACGGCCCAGCGCTTTGGTGTGACCCACACCATGCTGGTGCCGGTACAATACCAGCGGTTGATGGACGAGCCACGCTTTGACGAGTTTGACCTGTCAAAATTGCAATTGAAATATTGCACATCGGCACCGTTCTCGGCGGAATTGAAGGCGCAGGTCCTCCAGCGGATGCCGGGCGGACTGATCGAGATTTACTCGATGACCGAAGGCGGGGTCGTATGCCTGCTGCCTGCGCATGAATTTCCGGACAAACTGCACACCGTCGGGCGCCCTGCGCCGGGCAGCGAGCTGAAAGTGATGGGCGAAGACGGCAACCTTGTTCCGCCGGGCGAGGCGGGGGAGCTGGTCGGGCGCGGCCCGGCGATGATGCAGGGTTACAAGAACCGGCCCGACAAGACTGCCGAGGCGCAATGGATCGATCCGGAAACCGGCGAGTGGTGGATGCGGATGGGCGATATCGGACGGGTCGACGAGGACGGCTTTGTCGAACTGGTCGGCCGCGCCAAGGACATGATCATTTCCGGCGGGTTCAACATCTATCCCAGCGATCTGGAGGCAGAGCTGGAAAAGGATGACCGGGTGGCCGAGGCTGCCGTCATCGGTGTGCCAAGCAAGCAGTGGGGCGAAACACCGTTCGGCTTTGTCCGGCTTGCGGACGGTGCGAGTGAAGGGGATGTTGCCGACATTATGGGCGCGATGAACGCCCGCGTCGGCAAGACCCAGCGGCTATCGGCCCTTCATGCGATCGATGAAATGCCGCGTAGCCATATCGGCAAGCTGCTCAAGACCGAATTGCGCGAACGGGCCGAGAGAGTGACCAGCTGA
- a CDS encoding TCR/Tet family MFS transporter, protein MQRKASVAFIFILVLLDMIGFGIVMPVLPQLIMELGTFSVDEAAIWAGWLGAGYAAMQFIFAPILGNLSDRFGRRPVLLACVFAFSLDYFLMGLAPSIWWLVLGRFIAGLTGASFAAAYAYIADITEPEDRAASFGLLGMAFGFGFIIGPALGGFLGEIGPRIPFYAAGAFALANFVFGFFFLDESLPKERRRPFRLARANALSALRALSGQDRTVLWFLAALGVWQLSHLVYPAIWAYFAIAAYGWSEWQIGLSLMMVGIGSALVQGFGLRLLLPILGETRAVILGIAAVCVVSITYTFARSDWIIYAALLLGGLQGLVMPSINSLNSRAVDASSQGELQGATQAIGSLAAIVGPPMYTIVFAAFMSDGAWIILPGMPLLLSAVLALGTLAIFLYARLRLSHHEEKL, encoded by the coding sequence ATGCAGCGCAAGGCTTCGGTCGCCTTCATCTTCATCCTCGTCCTGCTCGATATGATCGGTTTCGGCATCGTAATGCCGGTACTGCCGCAACTGATCATGGAGCTGGGTACGTTCAGTGTTGACGAAGCGGCAATATGGGCCGGCTGGCTCGGTGCGGGCTACGCCGCGATGCAGTTCATTTTTGCGCCCATCCTGGGCAATTTGTCCGACCGTTTCGGCCGTCGCCCGGTCTTGCTGGCCTGCGTTTTCGCGTTCTCGCTCGACTATTTTCTGATGGGCCTCGCGCCATCGATCTGGTGGCTGGTGCTGGGGCGTTTCATCGCAGGTCTGACCGGCGCAAGTTTCGCTGCGGCCTATGCCTATATCGCCGATATTACGGAGCCGGAGGATCGCGCTGCGAGTTTTGGCCTGCTGGGCATGGCCTTCGGCTTCGGCTTTATCATCGGGCCAGCCTTAGGCGGCTTTCTGGGCGAGATTGGCCCCCGTATTCCCTTTTACGCTGCCGGCGCTTTCGCGTTGGCAAACTTCGTGTTCGGTTTCTTCTTCCTCGATGAGAGCCTGCCGAAGGAAAGGCGGAGACCCTTCCGGCTTGCCCGCGCCAATGCTCTGTCGGCCTTGCGCGCTTTGTCGGGGCAGGATCGCACGGTGCTGTGGTTCCTCGCAGCGCTGGGTGTCTGGCAGCTGTCGCATCTCGTCTATCCCGCCATTTGGGCATATTTTGCAATTGCGGCCTATGGCTGGAGCGAGTGGCAGATCGGCCTGTCGTTGATGATGGTAGGGATCGGCAGCGCGCTGGTGCAGGGTTTCGGCCTGCGATTGCTCCTGCCAATACTGGGGGAGACGCGCGCCGTTATCCTGGGCATCGCTGCGGTTTGCGTTGTCAGTATCACCTACACCTTCGCGCGCAGCGACTGGATAATCTATGCCGCCCTCCTGTTGGGCGGATTGCAGGGATTGGTGATGCCATCGATCAATTCGCTTAACAGCCGCGCCGTCGACGCTTCGAGCCAGGGAGAGCTCCAGGGCGCGACCCAGGCCATTGGCAGTCTCGCCGCGATCGTCGGGCCGCCGATGTACACGATCGTGTTCGCAGCCTTCATGTCCGACGGTGCCTGGATCATATTGCCGGGAATGCCGCTGCTGCTGTCAGCCGTGCTCGCCTTGGGAACATTGGCGATTTTCCTCTACGCACGATTGCGCCTTTCTCATCATGAAGAGAAACTTTAG
- a CDS encoding serine hydrolase domain-containing protein — MGIRNLKKTLLRVALAAAFFGGTPAVANSFAYATLGEDRAITVGASGDAIAGALYESGSIGKFACTLATLRLADSGALDLGDSLGDLLPGFGDTPIGDVTLKQVLASRSGLADGLLPAFRKSPADVMSTPDARTALMKFATGELVSVPGTQWSYDLVNWIAVQAVVEQTTGQPIGDVLDRTVLQAAGMGQSRIFIGEIGDGAAPPSAPVRPLPGFLTCAGGLATTPTDLIALARFPHQGGLSAESLELLTSVTTEDEGYTLGGRYLAAGQSPSRMISWQTGSNGAYKSLVTYDPHTDTAFAAMTASDDNSAIQQARSEWMAQRGL, encoded by the coding sequence ATGGGGATCAGAAACTTGAAGAAAACACTCTTGCGGGTCGCACTTGCTGCTGCCTTCTTCGGCGGCACACCAGCTGTCGCCAATAGCTTTGCCTATGCGACACTCGGTGAAGACAGGGCGATTACCGTCGGTGCAAGCGGCGATGCGATTGCAGGCGCACTCTATGAATCGGGTTCAATCGGCAAATTCGCTTGCACGCTCGCAACGCTCAGGCTCGCGGACAGTGGTGCCCTCGATCTGGGTGACAGTCTGGGCGATCTTCTGCCGGGTTTCGGTGACACGCCAATTGGCGATGTAACGCTCAAGCAGGTTCTCGCCAGCAGAAGCGGGCTCGCGGATGGTCTCCTTCCGGCATTCCGGAAGTCTCCGGCTGACGTAATGAGCACCCCCGATGCGCGAACAGCTCTGATGAAATTCGCGACAGGCGAGCTTGTCTCCGTGCCTGGTACCCAGTGGTCATACGATCTGGTCAACTGGATCGCGGTCCAGGCGGTTGTCGAACAAACCACCGGGCAACCGATCGGCGATGTGCTTGATCGAACGGTCCTGCAGGCGGCTGGTATGGGCCAAAGCCGGATTTTCATCGGAGAAATTGGCGATGGCGCTGCTCCACCGTCTGCGCCTGTGCGGCCTCTGCCCGGTTTCCTGACTTGCGCTGGAGGTCTCGCCACTACTCCGACCGATCTGATTGCCTTGGCCCGTTTCCCGCACCAGGGTGGCTTGAGCGCAGAAAGTCTCGAATTGCTGACCTCGGTCACCACCGAGGATGAAGGCTACACGCTGGGGGGTCGCTACCTTGCCGCGGGCCAATCGCCGAGCCGCATGATCAGCTGGCAGACCGGAAGCAACGGGGCCTACAAATCCCTCGTGACCTACGATCCGCATACTGACACCGCCTTCGCAGCTATGACTGCTTCGGATGATAATTCGGCCATCCAGCAAGCACGATCGGAATGGATGGCGCAGCGCGGCCTGTGA
- the gyrB gene encoding DNA topoisomerase (ATP-hydrolyzing) subunit B, protein MSENTPDTPENAPQIPAENAKQMGEYGADSIKVLKGLDAVRKRPGMYIGDTDDGSGLHHMVFEVSDNAIDEALAGHCDLVLIELNPDGSVSVEDNGRGIPVGMHKEEGVSAAEVIMTQLHAGGKFENTSDDNAYKVSGGLHGVGVSVVNALSEWLELMIWRDGKEHWMRFEHGDAVNSLEVKGDAPKVDRNPDDNGFKKGTRVTFMASHDTFKNVTEFDFDKLEHRYRELAFLNSGVRILLRDNRGEEVLEHDLYYEGGIAAFVKYLDRNKQPLVAEPIAVSANKDGIGIDVSLQWNDSYYENVLCFTNNIPQRDGGTHLAAFRAALTRTLNNYANAAGLLKKEKVSLTGEDMREGLSAIVSVKLPDPKFSSQTKDKLVSSEVRQPLESLMSEKMTEWLEENPADAKAIIQKIIDAAAAREAAKRAREMSRKGAMSVASLPGKLADCQERDPAKSELFLVEGDSAGGSAKQGRDRKTQAILPLKGKILNVERARFDRIISSKEVGTLIQAMGTGLRDEFDLEKLRYHKIVIMTDADVDGAHIRTLLLTFFHRQMPEIVKAGHLFIAQPPLYKVSKGRSEVYLKDDRELDRYLTEGGLQGRVLESGGTQRSGPELAALVEHAMRMRNLIAFAPRKYNAGIIESMALAGVFDPDNLGSADALATAAARLQSGDQEASWTGARTEDGSVKFERLWRGVTDVHLFEAKFLESAEARKLHRVAAEEAEAYETAGRLIKTSAADTAATSEEGEEEEAPSFADDDAITRPTELLDTVLAAGRKGLSIARYKGLGEMNAEQLWETTLDPDHRVLLQVKVEDADVTDEIFTRLMGDVVEPRREFIQDNALNVANLDV, encoded by the coding sequence ATGAGCGAAAACACCCCGGACACACCCGAAAACGCCCCGCAGATCCCGGCTGAAAATGCCAAGCAGATGGGCGAGTATGGCGCCGATTCGATCAAGGTTCTCAAGGGCCTGGATGCCGTCCGCAAGCGCCCGGGCATGTATATCGGCGATACCGATGACGGTTCCGGCCTCCACCACATGGTGTTCGAAGTCAGCGACAATGCCATCGATGAAGCCCTGGCGGGCCATTGCGACCTGGTTCTGATTGAATTGAATCCGGATGGTTCGGTCAGTGTCGAGGATAATGGACGCGGCATTCCGGTGGGCATGCACAAGGAAGAGGGCGTTTCGGCGGCCGAGGTCATCATGACCCAGCTGCATGCGGGCGGTAAGTTTGAGAACACCTCCGATGATAATGCCTACAAGGTCTCCGGCGGCCTCCACGGTGTCGGCGTCTCGGTGGTCAACGCGCTGTCCGAATGGCTCGAACTGATGATCTGGCGCGACGGCAAGGAGCACTGGATGCGCTTCGAGCATGGCGACGCCGTCAACAGCCTCGAAGTGAAGGGTGATGCGCCCAAGGTGGATCGCAATCCGGACGACAATGGCTTCAAGAAGGGCACCCGCGTGACCTTCATGGCCAGCCATGACACGTTCAAGAATGTGACCGAGTTCGATTTCGACAAGCTCGAGCACCGCTATCGCGAGCTTGCCTTCCTCAATTCCGGCGTGCGCATCCTGCTGCGCGACAATCGCGGCGAGGAAGTGTTGGAGCATGACCTGTATTACGAAGGCGGCATCGCGGCTTTCGTGAAATATCTCGATCGCAACAAACAGCCACTCGTGGCAGAGCCGATTGCGGTGTCCGCCAACAAGGACGGCATCGGGATCGACGTCTCTTTGCAGTGGAACGACAGCTACTACGAAAACGTACTGTGCTTCACAAACAACATCCCGCAGCGCGATGGCGGCACCCACCTTGCCGCCTTCCGCGCCGCGCTCACCCGAACGCTCAACAATTATGCCAACGCTGCCGGCCTGCTGAAGAAGGAAAAGGTCAGCCTGACGGGCGAGGATATGCGTGAAGGTCTGAGCGCGATTGTCAGCGTAAAGCTGCCCGATCCCAAGTTTAGCTCGCAAACCAAAGACAAGCTTGTCTCTTCCGAAGTGCGCCAGCCGCTGGAAAGCCTGATGAGCGAGAAGATGACCGAGTGGCTGGAAGAGAATCCTGCCGACGCCAAAGCCATCATCCAGAAGATCATCGATGCGGCTGCCGCGCGCGAAGCCGCCAAGCGTGCCCGCGAGATGAGCCGCAAGGGCGCGATGAGCGTCGCCAGCCTGCCTGGCAAGCTGGCCGATTGTCAGGAACGCGATCCAGCGAAATCCGAACTGTTCCTGGTCGAGGGCGATTCCGCCGGTGGCTCGGCCAAGCAGGGTCGCGACCGCAAGACCCAGGCGATCCTGCCCCTGAAGGGCAAGATCCTGAATGTGGAACGCGCACGATTTGACCGGATCATTTCGTCCAAGGAAGTCGGCACGCTGATCCAGGCGATGGGCACTGGCCTGCGCGACGAATTCGACCTCGAAAAGCTGCGCTATCACAAGATCGTGATCATGACCGACGCCGATGTCGACGGTGCGCATATCCGAACGCTGCTGCTGACATTCTTCCATCGCCAGATGCCGGAAATCGTCAAGGCAGGGCACCTTTTCATCGCGCAACCGCCGCTCTACAAGGTGAGCAAGGGCCGCAGCGAGGTCTATCTGAAAGATGATCGCGAGCTCGACCGTTACCTGACCGAAGGCGGCTTGCAGGGGCGCGTGCTTGAAAGTGGTGGCACCCAGCGGAGCGGGCCCGAACTCGCGGCTCTGGTCGAACACGCTATGCGGATGCGCAATCTGATCGCCTTCGCTCCGCGCAAATACAATGCGGGAATCATTGAATCGATGGCTCTGGCCGGCGTGTTCGATCCTGATAATCTCGGCTCCGCGGATGCGCTGGCTACAGCCGCCGCCCGGCTGCAGTCTGGCGATCAGGAGGCCAGCTGGACCGGTGCGCGGACCGAGGATGGAAGTGTGAAGTTCGAACGGCTGTGGCGCGGGGTCACCGATGTCCACTTGTTCGAGGCCAAGTTCCTTGAAAGCGCCGAAGCGCGCAAGCTGCACCGTGTCGCGGCAGAGGAAGCCGAAGCCTATGAAACTGCCGGTCGCCTGATCAAGACAAGCGCCGCCGATACCGCTGCGACGAGCGAAGAAGGCGAAGAAGAGGAAGCACCCAGCTTCGCCGATGATGACGCCATTACCCGTCCGACCGAATTGCTCGATACGGTTCTGGCAGCAGGCCGGAAGGGTCTTTCGATTGCCCGCTACAAGGGTCTGGGCGAAATGAATGCGGAGCAGTTGTGGGAGACCACGCTTGATCCCGATCACCGCGTGTTGTTGCAAGTGAAGGTCGAAGATGCGGACGTCACCGACGAGATTTTCACGCGCCTGATGGGCGATGTGGTCGAACCGCGCCGCGAGTTCATCCAGGACAACGCGTTGAACGTGGCCAATCTGGACGTTTGA